In the Aggregicoccus sp. 17bor-14 genome, CCCGGCACCTCGTCGTGCGCCGGCGCACTGCCCACGTCCACGCTGGCCACGTCGTAGTCGAGCACGCGTCCATCGCCGAGCCGCACGCGCCGGGCCGAGGCCTCGAGTCCCTGCGCCCCGCTCTGCTCGAGGCGCGCGCCGGCGGCGCGGGCAAGCGCAGGCAGGTCCACCTGCAGCGCCGCGGGCGGATACATCCCGGCGAGGCAGCCGCTGAGCATCCCGCTGTAGAGCTGCGCGGGGCCCTGCGAGACGAGCACCACCTCCACGCCGGAAGGCCGCGCGCGTGCGAGGTGCGCGAGCAGCAGCAGGTGGGGGTGACCGGGGCCGAGCAGGACGAGGCGCTTCACCTCGCCGGTATGCCTCAGCGCTACGTCTTGGGCGAGATCATCATCAGCACGCCGAGGCCGCGCGCGGCGCCTGCGTTGCGCGGCACATAGGTGCCGGCGGCGCCCTCCACGGCGAGCCGGAAGGTCTCCACGTTGCCGCCCGAGTGCACGTAGAGGAAGAGGCCGGAGGCGTCGGTGGCCTCGGTGCCGAGCGTGCCGGCGTCGCCGCTCGGGTAGAAGACGTGGCCCGCGAGGTCGGGGCGGTCCACCGCGGAGATGCGGGCGCCGGCGACGGGCATCCCGGCGGCGTCCACCACGCGGCCGAGCACGAAGCCGGTCTCCTGCAGGTCTGCGAGCAGGCCGTTGCTCAGCGCGCGGATGCGCGGCTCGCCCACGAGGTACGAGAGCGCCTGCACGTAGCGCATCGGCAGCACGTAGGCGCGCGTGTCCACCAGGTCGCGGCGCGGGCGCGTCTGGGTGAGCGCGGTGTCGAAGACGATGGTGCTGGTGTGCATCAGGTTGCCGCTGAAGCTCCCGTCGCCCACGCCGGCGCCGAGGCTGAGCAGCACGTTGCGCACCGGGACCTCGGAGACGCGGTAGGCGCCGTCGGTGGCGAGGCTGCCGGTGGCGAGCGGCGCGTCGGGATCGTTCACGGCGACGCGCAGGGGCTCCTCGATGCGCACCGGGAGGCCATCGAGCGCGGGCAGGTCGATGCTGCGCGCGCGCAGGTACTGCGCGGCCTCGGGGAAGACCGCGGCCTGGCCACTCACGGTGATGAGCAGATCCTCACTGTCCACCTCCTCGACTCCGGCCTGGCTGGCGCCAGGACCATCGGAGCCGCAGCCCCCCCAGAGCGTGGCGAGGACACAGGTGGCGAGCAGGGCAGCGCGCGTCATGGAGATCGGGGCGTGAAGGGTGGAGGTGTGCTGCTGTGCGGGCCAGCCTGCTGGGTGCCCCCTCCCGTCCCAGCGCCGGCTCCGACCTGGCGGCAAGATCGGCACGGGTGCGGGCGCTGGCAATCCACCCTCGCGCACGGATCGTCCCGTGCCCGACGGAGTGGAGGTAGGCAGCAGGCGAGCAGCCGTGCTCCAGAAACGACGAGGGGTCCCGAGCCGATGGCTGGGGACCCCTTTGTTGCCCTCTGTGCGAGAGCGTCAGGGTGAGGGGAGGGCGCTCAGCCCGGGGTGCCTAACGCCACCCGCGACCCGAGGACGAGCGACCCGCGGAGTGCGAGGCCGGGCGCGAGCTGCCGCCGGACCCGCCGCCGTTGCCATGCCCACCACCACCGCCGTTGCCGCCGCCGTGGCCACTGCCACCGCCGCTGTTGCCACCGCTCCCCCAACCGCCACCGCTGCTGCCGCCACCACTGCCGCTGTTGCCATGGCCGCCACCGCTGCCGCTGCTGCCGCCGCCGCTGCCCCAGCCACCACCGCTGCTGCTCCCGCCACCGCTGCCGCTGCTGCCACCGCCATTGCCGCTGTTGCCGTGGCCGCCGCCGTTGCCCCACCCACCACCGCTGCTGCTCCCCCCACCGCTGTTGCCGCCACCGTTACCGCTGTTGCCACCACCGCTGCTGCCACCGCCGTTGCCGCTGTTGCCACCACCGCTGCTGCCGCCACCGTTGCCGCTGTTGCCGTGGCCACCGCCGTTGCCCCAACCGCCGCCATTGTCGTTGCCGCCGCCATTGCCGCCGTTGCCCCAACCGCCGCCATTGTCGTTGC is a window encoding:
- a CDS encoding carboxypeptidase regulatory-like domain-containing protein translates to MTRAALLATCVLATLWGGCGSDGPGASQAGVEEVDSEDLLITVSGQAAVFPEAAQYLRARSIDLPALDGLPVRIEEPLRVAVNDPDAPLATGSLATDGAYRVSEVPVRNVLLSLGAGVGDGSFSGNLMHTSTIVFDTALTQTRPRRDLVDTRAYVLPMRYVQALSYLVGEPRIRALSNGLLADLQETGFVLGRVVDAAGMPVAGARISAVDRPDLAGHVFYPSGDAGTLGTEATDASGLFLYVHSGGNVETFRLAVEGAAGTYVPRNAGAARGLGVLMMISPKT